A genomic window from Lujinxingia sediminis includes:
- a CDS encoding CAP domain-containing protein, which produces MKFQSLMALLAIGGLLACGGSDDLRVDRQEQPCEWDCDEVSEVPEVAWSEGDHRTEVYHPDESEPEPEPEPEPEPEPEPEPEPEPEPEPEPEPEPEPEPEPEPEPEPEPEPEPEPEPEPEPEPEPEPEPEPEPEPEPEPEPEPGDELACGAVEGVCRFCGPPADVVTSCPGNSTTFECEVFRLTNAERRAEGLNELTYSGELAESAMMHATDLDRCDYFAHDSLDGTSFFQRCADQGYSGTCTGENIGGGQRTPEAVVQAWMDSPGHRRNILYPAHTQLGVAFHEGDGRYSRYWVQHFGRVR; this is translated from the coding sequence ATGAAGTTTCAGAGCCTGATGGCGTTGCTGGCGATCGGTGGTCTGCTGGCGTGCGGGGGCAGCGACGATTTGCGTGTCGATCGCCAGGAGCAGCCCTGTGAGTGGGATTGTGACGAGGTTAGCGAGGTGCCCGAGGTAGCCTGGAGCGAGGGGGATCATCGCACCGAGGTCTACCATCCCGACGAGTCGGAGCCTGAGCCCGAACCTGAGCCCGAGCCTGAGCCCGAACCCGAACCCGAGCCCGAGCCCGAGCCTGAGCCCGAACCCGAGCCTGAGCCCGAGCCCGAGCCCGAACCCGAGCCTGAGCCCGAACCTGAGCCCGAGCCCGAACCTGAGCCCGAGCCCGAACCCGAGCCTGAGCCCGAGCCCGAGCCCGAGCCCGAGCCCGAGCCCGAGCCCGAACCTGAGCCCGAGCCCGAACCCGAGCCTGGCGACGAACTCGCCTGCGGTGCTGTTGAAGGGGTCTGCCGCTTCTGTGGGCCGCCGGCCGACGTGGTCACAAGCTGCCCGGGCAACAGCACCACCTTTGAGTGCGAGGTGTTCCGGCTGACCAACGCCGAGCGCCGTGCTGAGGGGCTTAATGAGTTGACCTACAGCGGGGAGCTCGCCGAGTCGGCGATGATGCACGCCACCGATCTCGATCGTTGCGATTACTTCGCCCACGACTCACTCGATGGGACGAGCTTCTTCCAGCGTTGTGCCGACCAGGGCTACTCTGGCACGTGCACCGGTGAAAATATCGGTGGTGGTCAGCGCACTCCCGAAGCCGTGGTGCAGGCCTGGATGGACTCGCCAGGGCACCGGCGCAACATCCTCTACCCGGCCCACACCCAGCTGGGCGTGGCGTTTCATGAGGGGGATGGGCGCTACAGCCGCTACTGGGTGCAGCACTTCGGGCGCGTGCGTTAA
- a CDS encoding carbon-nitrogen hydrolase family protein — protein sequence MSMVRVATAQYPVDFLEGWNHYVDKISAWVKEAASEGAQIAVFPEYASMELVSLFAEEVRQDLSFQMSEMQRLLDDYLALHRELARQYGVYVIGGSYPVRLLDGSYRNRAYVFSPQGRVDFQEKILMTRFESELWLISYGDQLKVFETPFGAFGINICYDSEFPLLARRQVEAGANLIIAPSCTDTPYGYNRVKIGCQARALENQCYVAHAVLVGDAPWSIAIEENCGRAAVYTPVDVGFSEDGIEAIGEWNAPCWVYANVDLARSEEVRVRGEVLNFRDWSNQAVAANAEIERVNLGTP from the coding sequence ATGAGCATGGTGCGTGTGGCCACCGCGCAGTATCCGGTGGATTTTCTGGAGGGGTGGAACCATTACGTCGACAAGATCTCGGCCTGGGTCAAGGAAGCGGCCAGTGAGGGGGCGCAGATCGCCGTCTTCCCGGAGTACGCCTCCATGGAGCTGGTCAGCCTCTTTGCCGAAGAGGTACGTCAGGATCTTTCCTTTCAGATGTCGGAGATGCAGCGTCTGCTCGATGATTATCTGGCGCTGCACCGGGAGCTTGCCCGCCAGTACGGGGTCTATGTGATCGGTGGGTCGTACCCGGTACGCCTGCTCGACGGCTCGTATCGCAACCGGGCGTACGTCTTCAGCCCTCAGGGGCGCGTGGACTTTCAGGAAAAGATCCTGATGACGCGTTTTGAAAGTGAGCTCTGGCTGATTTCTTACGGCGACCAGCTCAAGGTCTTCGAGACGCCCTTTGGCGCCTTTGGCATCAACATCTGCTATGACAGCGAATTTCCGCTGCTCGCTCGCCGCCAGGTGGAGGCCGGGGCCAATCTGATCATCGCGCCCAGTTGCACCGATACGCCCTATGGCTACAACCGGGTGAAGATCGGGTGCCAGGCCCGCGCGCTGGAAAACCAGTGTTACGTGGCGCATGCCGTGCTGGTGGGAGATGCTCCCTGGTCGATCGCGATTGAAGAGAACTGCGGGCGCGCGGCGGTCTACACCCCGGTAGATGTAGGCTTTAGCGAGGATGGCATTGAGGCCATCGGCGAGTGGAACGCGCCCTGCTGGGTGTACGCGAATGTGGATCTGGCGCGCAGCGAGGAGGTGCGGGTGCGCGGGGAGGTCTTGAACTTCCGCGACTGGAGCAATCAGGCTGTTGCTGCCAACGCCGAGATCGAGCGGGTGAATCTTGGTACGCCGTGA
- a CDS encoding GNAT family N-acetyltransferase — MSQQVGQVEVRRLSGDSVHQYVDDLARLRIQIFRTYPYLYDGDLDYERRYLTRYLESSESVLVAAFDGERVVGVSTGMPMAESDEDFQRPFKELGYDVGEIFYLAESVLLPEYRGQGVGVKFFGEREAHVSALGAFRFTCFAAVVRPPDHPRRPEGWQPLDAFWRKRGYERQPQIRTMMRWKEIGTVEEVPEVMEIWLKDLDSE; from the coding sequence ATGTCGCAACAGGTTGGTCAGGTGGAGGTCCGTCGCCTCAGCGGCGATTCGGTGCATCAGTACGTCGATGATCTGGCGCGGCTACGCATCCAGATCTTTCGCACCTACCCCTACCTTTACGACGGTGACCTGGATTATGAGCGCCGCTACCTGACGCGCTATCTGGAGTCGAGCGAGAGCGTGCTCGTGGCCGCCTTCGATGGTGAGCGCGTCGTCGGCGTATCGACCGGAATGCCGATGGCCGAGAGCGACGAGGATTTTCAGCGCCCCTTTAAAGAGCTTGGCTATGACGTCGGCGAGATCTTTTATCTGGCGGAGTCGGTGCTTTTGCCGGAGTACAGGGGGCAGGGCGTAGGCGTGAAATTCTTCGGGGAGCGCGAGGCGCATGTAAGTGCGCTTGGGGCCTTTCGTTTCACCTGCTTTGCCGCCGTGGTGCGCCCTCCCGATCATCCGCGCCGGCCCGAGGGCTGGCAGCCCCTGGACGCCTTCTGGCGAAAACGCGGCTACGAGCGTCAGCCTCAGATCCGTACGATGATGCGCTGGAAGGAGATCGGGACGGTCGAAGAGGTGCCGGAAGTCATGGAGATCTGGCTTAAAGATTTGGACAGCGAATGA
- the upp gene encoding uracil phosphoribosyltransferase, with product MEDVTVIDHPLIQHKLSLMREKDTTTAAFRSLMGEVALLLGYEVTRDLPIEYAEIETPLTTMNAPHLVGKKLVIVPILRAGVGFVDPLLQLLPSARVGHIGLYRDPETLQPVEYYLKLPEQMDDRDVIVVDPMLATGHSAAAAVTRIKAFGPRSIKFMCLLAAPEGVEHMRSEHPDVPIYTAAIDEKLNEKGYIVPGLGDAGDRLYGTK from the coding sequence ATGGAAGATGTGACCGTCATCGATCACCCGCTGATTCAACACAAGCTCTCGTTGATGCGGGAGAAAGACACCACCACCGCCGCCTTTCGCAGCCTGATGGGTGAGGTGGCGCTTTTGCTCGGCTATGAGGTCACGCGCGATCTGCCGATTGAGTATGCCGAGATCGAGACGCCGCTGACCACGATGAACGCCCCGCACCTGGTGGGTAAAAAGCTCGTGATCGTGCCGATTCTGCGCGCCGGCGTGGGCTTTGTGGATCCGCTTCTCCAGCTTCTTCCTTCGGCCCGCGTCGGCCATATCGGGCTCTACCGTGACCCGGAGACGCTGCAACCGGTGGAGTATTATCTGAAATTGCCCGAGCAGATGGATGATCGCGATGTGATTGTGGTCGATCCCATGCTCGCCACCGGGCATTCGGCGGCCGCGGCGGTCACGCGCATCAAGGCGTTTGGGCCACGCTCCATCAAGTTCATGTGCCTGCTGGCCGCGCCCGAGGGCGTTGAGCATATGCGCAGCGAACACCCGGATGTGCCTATCTATACGGCGGCCATCGACGAGAAGCTCAACGAGAAGGGCTATATCGTGCCCGGTCTCGGGGATGCCGGCGATCGCCTCTACGGCACCAAATAA
- a CDS encoding SDR family NAD(P)-dependent oxidoreductase, translating to MTDANNRVVVVTGAAGALGEHVVAYFSERHERVVCWDLHAAGHGKLVEAKDRRGVWEQQVNVTDAQAIATAAASVREELGPIDVLVHCAGGFRWSKIDAIAPDAIDFLVDVNLRSSLYMVREVMGSMKSRGYGRVVLISSRSTLKPAAGEGAYAATKAGLNALVSAVADEVKGMDVTINAVQPSIIDTEANRQDMPDADFDSWVDPGELASIIYGLCPVDEHPINGALLVVSGRT from the coding sequence ATGACAGATGCAAACAATCGCGTGGTGGTGGTCACCGGCGCTGCCGGTGCATTGGGCGAACATGTAGTCGCCTACTTTTCGGAGCGTCATGAGCGGGTGGTGTGCTGGGATTTGCACGCTGCCGGCCACGGAAAGCTCGTCGAAGCTAAGGATCGCAGGGGCGTCTGGGAGCAGCAGGTCAACGTGACCGACGCCCAGGCTATCGCCACCGCCGCCGCCAGCGTGCGTGAGGAACTCGGGCCGATCGATGTGTTGGTGCACTGCGCCGGCGGGTTTCGTTGGTCGAAGATCGATGCCATTGCTCCCGACGCCATCGACTTTCTGGTCGACGTGAACCTGCGCTCCTCGCTCTATATGGTGCGTGAGGTGATGGGGTCGATGAAGTCGCGCGGCTATGGGCGAGTGGTGCTTATCAGCTCACGCTCCACGCTCAAACCCGCTGCCGGGGAGGGCGCGTATGCCGCGACCAAGGCCGGGCTCAACGCCCTGGTCAGCGCGGTGGCCGACGAGGTCAAAGGGATGGATGTGACCATCAACGCGGTGCAGCCCTCGATCATCGACACCGAGGCCAACCGTCAGGATATGCCCGACGCCGACTTCGACTCCTGGGTCGACCCCGGTGAGCTGGCGTCGATCATCTACGGGCTTTGCCCGGTCGATGAGCACCCCATCAACGGCGCACTTCTGGTCGTCTCCGGCAGAACCTGA